One genomic region from Ammospiza caudacuta isolate bAmmCau1 chromosome 1, bAmmCau1.pri, whole genome shotgun sequence encodes:
- the GJC2 gene encoding gap junction gamma-2 protein isoform X2, translating to MTNMSWSFLTRLLEEIHNHSTFVGKVWLTVLIVFRIVLTAVGGESIYSDEQSKFTCNTKQPGCDNVCYDAFAPLSHVRFWVFQIIMISTPSVMYLGYAIHRIARSAEEEEKLKGFKKKKQFALNWQAVRNMEDAMEADEEEPMISDDAAEHDKASKAKPKCKEQQKHDGRRRIQQEGLMKIYVFQLLTRASFEVCFLIGQYLLYGFEVEAYYVCNRVPCPHTVDCFVSRPTEKTIFLLVMYVVSCLCLLLNMCEMFHLGFGTIRDAIRNRKINSFRQPPYNYAYPKNISCPPEYNLVVKSEKATKIPNSLMAHEQNLANVAQEQQCTSPDENLPADLSTLHKHLRVAQEQLDIAFQSYSSTQQNRANTAQEKQGAKPKASLEKGSSSSKDGKTSVWI from the exons ATGACCAACATGAGCTGGAGCTTCCTCACCCGCCTGCTAGAAGAGATTCACAACCACTCCACCTTCGTGGGGAAGGTCTGGCTCACCGTGCTCATCGTCTTCCGCATCGTCCTGACGGCGGTGGGGGGCGAGTCCATCTACTCCGATGAGCAGAGCAAGTTCACCTGCAACACCAAGCAGCCGGGCTGCGACAACGTCTGCTACGACGCCTTCGCGCCGCTCTCCCACGTCCGCTTCTGGGTCTTCCAGATCATCATGATCTCCACGCCCTCCGTCATGTACCTGGGCTACGCCATCCACAGGATCGCCCGCTCGgccgaggaggaggagaagctcAAGGGCTTCAAGAAGAAGAAGCAGTTTGCCCTCAACTGGCAGGCCGTGCGCAACATGGAGGACGCCATGGAGGCCGACGAGGAGGAGCCCATGATCTCCGACGACGCGGCCGAGCACGACAAGGCCAGCAAGGCCAAGCCCAAgtgcaaggagcagcagaagcacGACGGGAGGAGGCGCATccagcaggaggggctgatgAAGATCTACGTCTTCCAGCTCCTCACCCGGGCTTCCTTCGAGGTGTGCTTCTTGATAGGGCAGTATCTGCTCTACGGTTTTGAGGTGGAGGCATATTACGTCTGCAACAGGGTCCCGTGTCCCCACACAGTGGACTGCTTCGTGTCCCGGCCCACGGAGAAGACCATCTTCCTGCTGGTGATGTACGTGgtgagctgcctgtgcctgctgctgaaCATGTGCGAGATGTTCCACCTGGGCTTCGGGACCATCCGCGACGCCATCCGCAACCGCAAAATCAACAGCTTCCGCCAGCCGCCCTACAACTACGCCTACCCCAAGAACATCTCCTGCCCTCCCGAGTACAACCTGGTCGTCAAATCCGAGAAAGCCACCAAGATCCCCAACAGCCTGATGGCCCACGAGCAGAACTTGGCCAACGTGGCCCAGGAGCAGCAATGCACCAGCCCCGACGAGAACCTGCCCGCCGACCTGTCCACGCTGCACAAGCACCTGAGGgtggcccaggagcagctggacaTCGCCTTCCAGAGCTACAGCAGCACCCAG CAAAACAGGGCCAACACCGCGCAGGAGAAACAAGGTGCTAAGCCCAAGGCCTCACTGGAgaaaggcagctccagcagtaAAGATGGGAAGACATCCGTGTGGATATAA
- the LOC131557396 gene encoding protein BUD31 homolog: MPKVKRSRKPPPDGWELIEPTLDELDQKMREAETEPHKGKRKVESLWPIFRIHHQKTRYIFDLFYKRKAISRELCEYCIKEGCADKNLIAKWKKQGYENLCCLRCIQTRDTNFGTNCICRVPKSKLEVGRIIESTHCGCRGCSG, from the coding sequence ATGCCCAAAGTGAAGAGGAGCAGGAAGCCGCCCCCGGATGGCTGGGAGCTGATCGAGCCCACGCTGGACGAGCTGGACCAGAAGATGAGAGAAGCTGAGACAGAGCCACacaaagggaagaggaaagtgGAGTCTCTCTGGCCCATCTTCAGGATCCACCACCAGAAAACACGTTACATCTTTGATCTCTTCTACAAGAGGAAAGCAATcagcagagagctctgtgagtACTGCATCAAGGAGGGCTGTGCTGACAAAAACCTGATAGCCAAGTGGAAGAAGCAGGGCTATGAGAACCTCTGCTGCCTGCGCTGCATCCAGACTCGGGACACCAACTTTGGCACCAACTGCATCTGCAGGGTCCCCAAAAGCAAGCTGGAAGTGGGCAGAATCATTGAGAGCACTCACTGTGGAtgcagaggctgctctgggtga
- the GJC2 gene encoding gap junction gamma-2 protein isoform X1, with the protein MTNMSWSFLTRLLEEIHNHSTFVGKVWLTVLIVFRIVLTAVGGESIYSDEQSKFTCNTKQPGCDNVCYDAFAPLSHVRFWVFQIIMISTPSVMYLGYAIHRIARSAEEEEKLKGFKKKKQFALNWQAVRNMEDAMEADEEEPMISDDAAEHDKASKAKPKCKEQQKHDGRRRIQQEGLMKIYVFQLLTRASFEVCFLIGQYLLYGFEVEAYYVCNRVPCPHTVDCFVSRPTEKTIFLLVMYVVSCLCLLLNMCEMFHLGFGTIRDAIRNRKINSFRQPPYNYAYPKNISCPPEYNLVVKSEKATKIPNSLMAHEQNLANVAQEQQCTSPDENLPADLSTLHKHLRVAQEQLDIAFQSYSSTQANTQPSRTSSPASGGTVVEQNRANTAQEKQGAKPKASLEKGSSSSKDGKTSVWI; encoded by the coding sequence ATGACCAACATGAGCTGGAGCTTCCTCACCCGCCTGCTAGAAGAGATTCACAACCACTCCACCTTCGTGGGGAAGGTCTGGCTCACCGTGCTCATCGTCTTCCGCATCGTCCTGACGGCGGTGGGGGGCGAGTCCATCTACTCCGATGAGCAGAGCAAGTTCACCTGCAACACCAAGCAGCCGGGCTGCGACAACGTCTGCTACGACGCCTTCGCGCCGCTCTCCCACGTCCGCTTCTGGGTCTTCCAGATCATCATGATCTCCACGCCCTCCGTCATGTACCTGGGCTACGCCATCCACAGGATCGCCCGCTCGgccgaggaggaggagaagctcAAGGGCTTCAAGAAGAAGAAGCAGTTTGCCCTCAACTGGCAGGCCGTGCGCAACATGGAGGACGCCATGGAGGCCGACGAGGAGGAGCCCATGATCTCCGACGACGCGGCCGAGCACGACAAGGCCAGCAAGGCCAAGCCCAAgtgcaaggagcagcagaagcacGACGGGAGGAGGCGCATccagcaggaggggctgatgAAGATCTACGTCTTCCAGCTCCTCACCCGGGCTTCCTTCGAGGTGTGCTTCTTGATAGGGCAGTATCTGCTCTACGGTTTTGAGGTGGAGGCATATTACGTCTGCAACAGGGTCCCGTGTCCCCACACAGTGGACTGCTTCGTGTCCCGGCCCACGGAGAAGACCATCTTCCTGCTGGTGATGTACGTGgtgagctgcctgtgcctgctgctgaaCATGTGCGAGATGTTCCACCTGGGCTTCGGGACCATCCGCGACGCCATCCGCAACCGCAAAATCAACAGCTTCCGCCAGCCGCCCTACAACTACGCCTACCCCAAGAACATCTCCTGCCCTCCCGAGTACAACCTGGTCGTCAAATCCGAGAAAGCCACCAAGATCCCCAACAGCCTGATGGCCCACGAGCAGAACTTGGCCAACGTGGCCCAGGAGCAGCAATGCACCAGCCCCGACGAGAACCTGCCCGCCGACCTGTCCACGCTGCACAAGCACCTGAGGgtggcccaggagcagctggacaTCGCCTTCCAGAGCTACAGCAGCACCCAGGCCAACACCCAGCCCTCTCGGACCAGCAGCCCCGCCTCGGGGGGCACCGTGGTGGAGCAAAACAGGGCCAACACCGCGCAGGAGAAACAAGGTGCTAAGCCCAAGGCCTCACTGGAgaaaggcagctccagcagtaAAGATGGGAAGACATCCGTGTGGATATAA
- the IBA57 gene encoding putative transferase CAF17, mitochondrial isoform X1 produces MLVRAITAPGLRRWCQSQRGAAAACFPLGRALLGVRGAEAAAFLQGLLTNDVTQLVAEGDAPPALYAHALNVQGRCLYDVILYRLHGSTAEEPHILLECDSSVLDSIQQHLKLYKIRRKVTISPCPDLSLWAVIPGDTSSLPKCADQALLLTPDPRAEVMGWRLIAKKGANLAEIIPGSQVGDVQDYHRHRYKQGIPEGVKDLPPGVALPLESNLAFMNGISFTKGCYIGQELTARTHHMGVIRKRLLPVTFPGPLPPAGVPEGADILTQAGKRAGKFRAGGGQLGIALLRLAHLHEPLCIPLDGDSVELRAATPEWWPKGAANATFSGNTGTEVPPPPKPPEFQ; encoded by the exons ATGTTGGTGAGGGCAATAACGGCGCCCGGGCTGCGCCGGTGGTGCCAGAGCCAGCGGGGCGCGGCCGCCGCCTGTTTCCcgctgggccgggcgctgctgGGCGTCAGGGGCGCCGAGGCCGCCgccttcctgcaggggctgctcaccAATGACGTCACGCAGCTGGTGGCGGAGGGCGACGCCCCCCCCGCGCTCTATGCGCACGCGCTGAACGTGCAGGGCCGCTGCCTGTATGACGTCATCCTGTACAG gcTCCACgggagcacagcagaggagcCTCACATCCTGCTGGAGTGCGACAGCAGCGTCCTGGACTCCATCCAGCAGCACCTGAAGCTCTACAAGATCCGCAGGAAAGTCACCATCAGCCCCTGCCCCGACCTGTCCCTGTGGGCTGtcatccctggggacaccagctCCCTCCCCAAATGTGCagaccaggctctgctcctcacccctGACCCCAGGGCAGAAGTCATGGGCTGGAGACTGATTGCAAAGAAAGGAGCAAATCTGGCAGAGATTATCCCTGGCAGCCAGGTTGGAGATGTGCAGGATTACCACAGGCACAGGTATAAACAAG GAATCCCTGAGGGGGTGAAGGATCTCCCCCCTGGCGTCGCCCTGCCCCTGGaatccaacctggccttcaTGAACGGCATCAGCTTCACCAAGGGCTGCTACATCGGCCAGGAGCTGACGGCCCGGACCCACCACATGGGGGTGATCCGCAAGCGCCTGCTGCCCGTCACCTTCCCGGGGCCGCTTCCCCCTGCTGGCGTCCCCGAGGGGGCCGACATCCTCACCCAGGCCGGGAAACGCGCTGGAAAGTTCCGTGCCGGAGGGGGACAGCTGGGCATCGCCCTGCTGAGGCTGGCTCACCTCCACGAGCCGCTCTGCATCCCCCTGGACGGGGACAGCGTGGAGCTCAGGGCCGCCACGCCCGAGTGGTGGCCAAAAGGGGCTGCTAA
- the IBA57 gene encoding putative transferase CAF17, mitochondrial isoform X2, with the protein MLVRAITAPGLRRWCQSQRGAAAACFPLGRALLGVRGAEAAAFLQGLLTNDVTQLVAEGDAPPALYAHALNVQGRCLYDVILYRLHGSTAEEPHILLECDSSVLDSIQQHLKLYKIRRKVTISPCPDLSLWAVIPGDTSSLPKCADQALLLTPDPRAEVMGWRLIAKKGANLAEIIPGSQVGDVQDYHRHRYKQGIPEGVKDLPPGVALPLESNLAFMNGISFTKGCYIGQELTARTHHMGVIRKRLLPVTFPGPLPPAGVPEGADILTQAGKRAGKFRAGGGQLGIALLRLAHLHEPLCIPLDGDSVELRAATPEWWPKGAAK; encoded by the exons ATGTTGGTGAGGGCAATAACGGCGCCCGGGCTGCGCCGGTGGTGCCAGAGCCAGCGGGGCGCGGCCGCCGCCTGTTTCCcgctgggccgggcgctgctgGGCGTCAGGGGCGCCGAGGCCGCCgccttcctgcaggggctgctcaccAATGACGTCACGCAGCTGGTGGCGGAGGGCGACGCCCCCCCCGCGCTCTATGCGCACGCGCTGAACGTGCAGGGCCGCTGCCTGTATGACGTCATCCTGTACAG gcTCCACgggagcacagcagaggagcCTCACATCCTGCTGGAGTGCGACAGCAGCGTCCTGGACTCCATCCAGCAGCACCTGAAGCTCTACAAGATCCGCAGGAAAGTCACCATCAGCCCCTGCCCCGACCTGTCCCTGTGGGCTGtcatccctggggacaccagctCCCTCCCCAAATGTGCagaccaggctctgctcctcacccctGACCCCAGGGCAGAAGTCATGGGCTGGAGACTGATTGCAAAGAAAGGAGCAAATCTGGCAGAGATTATCCCTGGCAGCCAGGTTGGAGATGTGCAGGATTACCACAGGCACAGGTATAAACAAG GAATCCCTGAGGGGGTGAAGGATCTCCCCCCTGGCGTCGCCCTGCCCCTGGaatccaacctggccttcaTGAACGGCATCAGCTTCACCAAGGGCTGCTACATCGGCCAGGAGCTGACGGCCCGGACCCACCACATGGGGGTGATCCGCAAGCGCCTGCTGCCCGTCACCTTCCCGGGGCCGCTTCCCCCTGCTGGCGTCCCCGAGGGGGCCGACATCCTCACCCAGGCCGGGAAACGCGCTGGAAAGTTCCGTGCCGGAGGGGGACAGCTGGGCATCGCCCTGCTGAGGCTGGCTCACCTCCACGAGCCGCTCTGCATCCCCCTGGACGGGGACAGCGTGGAGCTCAGGGCCGCCACGCCCGAGTGGTGGCCAAAAGGGGCTGCTAAGTAG